A single region of the candidate division KSB1 bacterium genome encodes:
- the rny gene encoding ribonuclease Y, giving the protein MDIGIAIGLAAVAGMFGFYIGWLFRQKISRDKIARAEAHVQQILVEAKQEAENLKKAKQLELEEEIFHKRQELEQEIKNRRSEVQKNENQLARRELDLDRKVDLFNRKERELKQLEHSLSAREQSQKAREQELERLILEENRRLEQISGLTNEEAKRIQLNNYLEIARQEAAQTAKEILDKARMQAHQTAKNIILEAVQRTSINHVVESTVSVVTLPSDDIKGRIIGREGRNIRTFEAATGIEVLIDDTPEMVMLSGFDPIRREIAKISLEKLIMDGRIHPGRIEEVVEKTRQEITERFVETGDHAAIEVGVPGLHNELIRLLGKLKYRWSHGQNLLQHSIEVAMLAGLMAAELELDAQSAKRAGLLHEIGNALDNESDGGKLSDLGAEVAKKFGENELVQNAIIGAHHIDSNFQALSPISVVVAAANEISISRPGARKEMLESYFQRMRQLEEICRSFPGVIQTYALQAGREIRVIVEHNLTDDAKAEQIALSIAQKIHDSVHYPGQIKVTVVREYRSISFAK; this is encoded by the coding sequence ATGGACATCGGCATCGCGATCGGACTCGCGGCGGTTGCCGGCATGTTTGGTTTTTATATCGGATGGTTGTTCCGCCAAAAAATTTCGCGTGACAAAATCGCCCGCGCTGAGGCGCATGTGCAGCAAATCTTAGTCGAGGCGAAGCAGGAAGCGGAGAATTTGAAAAAAGCGAAACAACTGGAGCTTGAGGAGGAAATTTTTCACAAACGCCAAGAACTCGAGCAGGAAATCAAAAATCGCCGCAGCGAAGTTCAGAAAAACGAAAATCAGCTTGCCCGGCGCGAATTGGATCTCGACCGCAAAGTTGACTTATTCAACCGCAAAGAGCGCGAGCTGAAACAACTCGAACATTCCTTAAGCGCGCGAGAACAGTCGCAAAAGGCTCGCGAACAGGAACTCGAACGATTAATACTCGAGGAAAACCGCCGTCTCGAACAAATTTCCGGATTGACCAATGAAGAAGCCAAGCGCATTCAATTGAACAATTATTTGGAGATTGCCCGACAGGAGGCGGCGCAAACTGCCAAGGAAATTCTCGACAAAGCGCGCATGCAGGCACACCAAACCGCCAAGAACATCATTCTCGAGGCGGTGCAGCGCACCTCGATCAATCATGTGGTGGAGAGCACGGTTTCGGTGGTGACGCTGCCAAGCGATGATATCAAAGGCCGAATCATCGGCAGGGAGGGGCGTAATATTCGCACGTTCGAAGCGGCGACCGGCATCGAGGTGCTGATCGATGACACGCCGGAAATGGTGATGCTGTCCGGCTTCGATCCGATTCGTCGCGAGATTGCGAAAATTTCACTTGAAAAACTTATAATGGACGGCCGGATACATCCCGGTCGGATTGAGGAAGTTGTCGAGAAAACACGGCAGGAGATCACCGAGCGTTTTGTTGAAACTGGCGATCATGCGGCAATCGAGGTTGGCGTACCCGGACTGCACAATGAACTAATCCGGTTGCTTGGCAAGCTGAAATATCGCTGGAGCCATGGCCAAAATTTATTGCAGCACAGCATTGAAGTTGCGATGCTCGCTGGTTTGATGGCGGCAGAGCTGGAGTTGGATGCGCAATCGGCCAAGCGCGCCGGCCTTTTGCATGAGATTGGGAATGCGTTGGATAATGAAAGCGATGGTGGGAAATTGAGCGATTTGGGCGCCGAAGTGGCCAAAAAGTTCGGCGAGAATGAACTCGTGCAAAACGCCATCATCGGGGCGCATCATATCGACAGCAACTTTCAGGCGCTGTCCCCGATAAGCGTCGTTGTTGCTGCCGCGAATGAAATCTCCATTTCGCGGCCGGGCGCTCGCAAGGAAATGTTGGAAAGTTATTTCCAACGCATGCGCCAGCTCGAAGAGATTTGCCGATCGTTCCCCGGGGTGATTCAAACTTACGCGCTGCAAGCCGGACGCGAAATCCGTGTGATTGTCGAGCATAATCTGACGGATGACGCCAAAGCCGAGCAAATCGCGTTGAGCATTGCGCAAAAAATTCATGACTCGGTGCATTACCCCGGACAGATCAAGGTGACGGTGGTGCGGGAGTACCGGTCGATCAGTTTTGCGAAGTAA
- a CDS encoding cell division protein ZapA: MSPEGRVLKVNIYGTEYPIRGEVDAEYIRQVAEYVDRKMREVDHTTAAKSSLKVAILAALNIADELFRERDERNSLVQNLEDRLEHLSKLINENLKE; encoded by the coding sequence ATGTCGCCAGAAGGCAGAGTTCTAAAAGTTAACATTTATGGGACGGAGTATCCCATACGCGGCGAAGTGGATGCGGAATACATCCGGCAGGTCGCGGAATATGTTGATCGCAAAATGCGCGAGGTCGACCACACCACGGCGGCAAAGTCATCGTTGAAAGTCGCCATTCTGGCCGCATTGAACATCGCCGACGAATTATTTCGCGAACGCGATGAAAGAAACAGTCTGGTGCAAAACCTTGAAGACAGGCTCGAGCATCTTTCAAAGCTGATCAACGAGAATTTGAAAGAATAG
- a CDS encoding cell division protein ZapB, whose translation MDLQQFEVLENKISQAISLIQKLKQENHALQRRLQTLQEENQEKDQKLGALQEEMQKIKDHTQASQQFKAQEEEIRSKVEKMLAKLEELQLQY comes from the coding sequence ATGGATTTGCAACAATTCGAAGTTTTAGAAAACAAAATCTCCCAAGCCATCAGCTTGATTCAAAAGCTGAAGCAGGAAAATCACGCGCTGCAACGGCGGCTTCAAACCTTGCAAGAGGAGAACCAGGAAAAAGACCAAAAGCTTGGCGCGCTGCAGGAAGAAATGCAGAAGATAAAAGATCATACGCAGGCGTCGCAACAGTTCAAAGCGCAGGAAGAGGAAATCCGCAGCAAAGTCGAAAAAATGCTCGCCAAGCTGGAAGAATTGCAATTGCAGTATTAA
- the pheT gene encoding phenylalanine--tRNA ligase subunit beta — MKFTYNWLKEYVDTPLSPQEIGAGLTMLGLELEGMSSTVPSLDGVVVGKVLSCEAHPQSTRLHVCQVNIGREELKVVCGAPNVAAGQLVAVAPPGTTLPDGMKIEARPIRGVESYGMICSEAELGLSEEAETILVLNGEAKPGQFLRDIVEQDFVFEINVTPNRPDCLGVIGVAREVGLLTGTPLQRRKIKLKESAAAIEKLAKVQIKDPIGCPRYAARLIQNLKIGASPQWLARRLRAVGSRSISNIVDVTNYVMLETGQPIHAFDFELLEKSKIVVQRAKNGEKFQTLDEKEHTLQDSDLLICDGERAVALAGVMGGLNSEVSSSTRHVLIECAYFDPLTVRRTAKRLGIASEAARRFERGTDPNGIPFVINRAAQLMQEVAGGDIAAGIIDAHPKPMTPVKIDFRPKRAYHVLGMQIPQKKMAAILSQLECKIVPKGTTWKVTAPTFRPDLTREIDLIEEVARVHGFNEVPAKTRFDIAFSNERNLQEEVHEKLRQAMTGLGADEAMTYSLLARQRAGKFLEGHRQILTLLYPLSEDLAVLRPYVIATLLNSLAYNLNRKNFDAWLFEIGSVFWRETEKPVCEERRLGAVFSGNSASPSWLGASRPLSVFDIRGFLAEMSQRLRLPELQFVPLQNHPFIKSGWQLRCNDQSLGVAGELSSDVLALYDIEMPVFAFELSIENLLALIDWQRVVKPVPRYPAIERDLAIITPRQVEAEKVLATIEKAGGEFLESVRLFDLYTGKQIPSDKKGMAFALIFRAADRNLRDEEVEAWHRQIVQKLEQEVGAQLRT, encoded by the coding sequence ATGAAATTCACCTACAACTGGCTCAAAGAATACGTTGACACGCCGCTTTCGCCGCAGGAAATCGGCGCCGGCTTGACGATGCTCGGCTTGGAACTCGAGGGCATGAGCAGCACGGTGCCGAGCCTTGACGGTGTGGTGGTGGGGAAAGTGCTTTCCTGCGAAGCGCATCCGCAGTCAACGCGTTTGCACGTTTGCCAGGTGAATATCGGTAGGGAGGAGCTGAAGGTCGTTTGCGGCGCGCCCAACGTCGCCGCAGGCCAGCTTGTCGCGGTTGCGCCGCCGGGAACCACGCTGCCGGACGGCATGAAGATCGAGGCGCGTCCGATTCGCGGCGTGGAATCCTACGGCATGATTTGCAGCGAAGCCGAGCTGGGGCTTTCCGAAGAAGCTGAAACGATTTTGGTCCTCAATGGCGAAGCCAAGCCGGGACAATTTTTGCGCGACATTGTCGAGCAAGATTTTGTCTTTGAAATCAATGTGACGCCGAATCGCCCGGATTGTTTGGGCGTCATCGGCGTCGCGCGCGAAGTTGGCTTGCTGACCGGAACGCCGTTGCAGCGCCGCAAAATAAAATTAAAAGAAAGCGCGGCGGCGATTGAGAAACTCGCGAAAGTTCAAATCAAGGATCCGATCGGATGCCCGCGTTATGCTGCGCGTCTCATTCAAAATCTCAAAATCGGCGCGTCGCCGCAGTGGCTGGCGAGACGCTTGCGCGCCGTTGGTTCACGTTCCATTTCCAATATCGTGGATGTGACCAACTACGTGATGTTGGAAACCGGCCAGCCGATTCACGCCTTTGATTTCGAGTTGCTCGAAAAATCCAAAATCGTCGTGCAGCGCGCCAAAAATGGAGAGAAGTTCCAAACTCTCGATGAAAAAGAGCACACTCTGCAAGACAGTGATCTGTTGATTTGTGACGGCGAACGGGCAGTCGCGCTGGCTGGCGTCATGGGTGGCTTGAACTCAGAAGTCTCCAGCAGCACGCGGCACGTACTGATTGAATGCGCTTATTTCGATCCGCTGACGGTTCGCCGTACCGCCAAGCGCCTGGGTATTGCTTCCGAGGCGGCACGCCGTTTTGAGCGCGGCACCGATCCGAACGGCATTCCATTCGTCATCAACCGCGCGGCGCAATTGATGCAGGAAGTCGCTGGCGGGGACATCGCGGCCGGAATTATTGATGCTCATCCCAAGCCGATGACGCCGGTCAAAATCGATTTTCGCCCGAAACGCGCCTATCATGTTTTGGGGATGCAAATTCCTCAAAAGAAAATGGCGGCGATTTTGTCGCAATTGGAATGCAAGATCGTTCCCAAAGGTACAACCTGGAAAGTGACGGCGCCGACTTTCCGGCCGGATTTGACGCGTGAAATTGATTTGATCGAGGAAGTGGCCAGGGTTCATGGCTTCAATGAAGTTCCGGCAAAAACGCGTTTTGATATTGCATTCTCAAATGAGCGCAATCTACAAGAAGAAGTTCACGAAAAGCTGCGGCAGGCAATGACCGGTCTCGGCGCGGATGAGGCGATGACATACAGCTTGCTGGCGCGCCAACGCGCCGGGAAATTCCTGGAAGGCCATCGCCAAATTTTGACGCTGCTTTATCCACTGAGTGAAGACTTGGCGGTTTTGCGTCCGTATGTCATTGCGACATTATTAAATTCTTTGGCCTATAATCTCAATCGCAAGAACTTCGATGCGTGGTTATTCGAGATCGGCTCGGTTTTCTGGCGTGAAACCGAAAAGCCGGTTTGCGAAGAACGCCGACTTGGCGCCGTGTTTTCTGGAAATTCCGCGTCACCGTCGTGGCTTGGCGCGAGCCGCCCATTGAGCGTTTTTGATATTCGCGGCTTTTTGGCGGAAATGTCCCAACGCCTGCGTTTGCCCGAGCTGCAATTTGTGCCCTTACAAAATCACCCGTTTATTAAAAGCGGCTGGCAATTGCGTTGTAACGACCAATCGCTGGGTGTTGCCGGCGAGTTGTCAAGCGACGTGCTCGCACTTTACGACATTGAAATGCCGGTTTTTGCCTTTGAGTTGAGTATCGAAAACTTGCTGGCGCTGATTGACTGGCAGCGTGTGGTCAAGCCGGTGCCGCGTTATCCGGCGATTGAACGGGATCTGGCGATCATTACGCCGCGGCAGGTCGAGGCCGAAAAAGTGCTGGCAACGATTGAAAAAGCAGGCGGCGAGTTTCTGGAGAGCGTACGTCTGTTTGATTTATACACGGGAAAGCAAATTCCCAGCGACAAAAAAGGCATGGCGTTTGCGCTGATCTTTCGCGCCGCCGATCGCAATTTGCGGGACGAGGAAGTTGAGGCGTGGCACCGCCAAATCGTGCAGAAGTTGGAGCAGGAGGTCGGCGCGCAATTGCGCACGTAG
- a CDS encoding nucleotidyl transferase AbiEii/AbiGii toxin family protein: MAREKLPLATIQNAVLEFLRGRNDAAVFGAQAVNAYVKAPRMTQDIDLLSPRAEELAHELRDHVNQKFHIAVRVREIGAGKGFRLYQVQKSGNRHLVDIRPVEALPPTKRISKVLVVAPAELIASKVIAYHQRRGKPKSGTDWRDLAMLLLTFPELKRDSGPVVERLQATGADQAVRDVWKELVAQEMKPAEEDDEF, encoded by the coding sequence ATGGCGCGTGAGAAATTACCGCTGGCGACGATTCAAAATGCGGTGCTTGAATTTTTACGTGGCCGCAACGATGCCGCAGTTTTCGGCGCACAAGCTGTGAATGCCTACGTCAAAGCGCCGCGCATGACACAAGATATCGATTTGCTTTCGCCGCGCGCTGAAGAGTTGGCGCACGAGTTACGCGATCACGTGAATCAAAAATTTCATATCGCCGTGCGTGTGCGGGAGATTGGTGCAGGAAAAGGATTTCGTTTATATCAAGTTCAGAAGAGCGGCAACCGTCATTTAGTCGACATTCGGCCTGTTGAAGCGTTGCCGCCAACCAAACGCATCTCGAAAGTGTTAGTCGTTGCGCCGGCGGAATTGATTGCCAGCAAAGTGATCGCATATCATCAACGGCGCGGGAAACCGAAATCCGGCACCGATTGGCGCGATCTGGCGATGTTGCTGTTGACGTTTCCTGAGCTTAAACGCGATTCCGGCCCTGTTGTTGAGCGCTTGCAAGCTACGGGCGCTGATCAAGCGGTGCGCGATGTTTGGAAGGAATTAGTCGCCCAAGAGATGAAGCCGGCAGAAGAAGATGATGAATTTTGA